From the genome of Gracilibacillus salitolerans, one region includes:
- a CDS encoding YesL family protein, with amino-acid sequence MQLNGLTGIIYKTGVWTIRLFYTNLLWIVFTLLGLGVFGLMPATVSLFAVLRQWIIKKEDFPIFKNFLYYYRKEFIKSNLFGLLFLVVGFIIRVDIIFLKESSTLFLQILSGVMLCIGLLFFIILLYFFPVYVHFDISFTQHLKYALIIGVSQVSSTIIMVLGLALVFCLYWYISGLIPLFFMSLFSLNLMWFGYRSFVKIEYEQQQV; translated from the coding sequence ATGCAATTAAATGGATTGACAGGAATCATCTACAAAACTGGTGTATGGACAATCAGACTTTTCTATACAAATCTATTATGGATCGTTTTCACCCTTCTAGGATTAGGTGTTTTTGGGCTTATGCCCGCTACAGTGAGTCTCTTTGCCGTATTGCGTCAATGGATTATAAAAAAGGAAGATTTTCCGATATTTAAAAACTTTCTATACTATTATCGGAAGGAATTTATCAAGTCGAATTTGTTTGGTCTATTGTTTTTAGTTGTTGGATTTATTATCAGGGTAGACATTATATTCTTAAAAGAATCATCAACTCTTTTCCTTCAGATTCTTTCAGGGGTAATGTTGTGTATAGGATTACTATTTTTCATCATACTTCTTTATTTCTTTCCGGTTTATGTACATTTTGATATTTCTTTTACTCAACACTTAAAGTATGCCTTAATTATAGGTGTTTCACAGGTTTCATCAACTATCATAATGGTACTAGGCCTTGCATTAGTCTTTTGTTTATATTGGTATATTTCTGGGCTTATTCCTTTGTTTTTTATGAGTCTATTTAGTTTAAACCTGATGTGGTTTGGATATAGGTCATTTGTGAAAATTGAGTATGAGCAGCAACAGGTGTAA
- a CDS encoding carbohydrate ABC transporter permease, which translates to MKAKSIEQPVKDIVYPKQEVARNSNRNNKWQRLKRDMKKAKHYYLLMAPFMVIFLLFTIVPVVASFVLSFFSFNMLEMPKFVGWDNYSRLFLSDDVFMTALRNTLVFAAITGPLSYIACFIFAWIINELSPKIRAFMTVIFYAPSIAGNVFFIWLIIFSGDAYGYLNGFLMEFGIILESIQWLRDEQYVLGVVILVQLWLSLGTSFIAFIAGLQTLDKSLIEAGAIDGIRNRWQELWYITLPSMKPQLLFGAVMQITQSFAVADISIALAGFPSVNYAAHTVVTHLMDYGTIRFEMGYASAIATVLFLLMVGTNILVQKLLRKVGT; encoded by the coding sequence ATGAAAGCAAAGTCAATAGAACAACCCGTAAAGGACATTGTCTATCCGAAACAAGAAGTAGCTCGTAATTCAAATAGAAACAATAAGTGGCAACGTTTAAAGCGAGATATGAAGAAGGCTAAACACTATTATCTTTTGATGGCACCTTTTATGGTTATTTTTCTATTGTTTACGATAGTGCCTGTTGTTGCCTCGTTTGTCTTAAGTTTTTTCTCCTTTAACATGTTAGAAATGCCGAAATTTGTTGGCTGGGATAATTATTCGAGGTTGTTTCTAAGTGATGATGTATTTATGACAGCTTTGCGAAATACGCTTGTGTTTGCCGCCATTACCGGACCACTAAGTTACATTGCCTGTTTTATTTTTGCTTGGATCATTAATGAGTTATCACCGAAGATTAGAGCTTTTATGACGGTTATCTTCTATGCCCCTTCCATTGCAGGGAACGTATTTTTTATTTGGTTAATCATTTTCTCAGGTGACGCTTATGGTTATTTAAATGGATTCTTAATGGAATTTGGGATTATTTTAGAATCGATTCAATGGTTAAGAGACGAACAATACGTTCTAGGAGTAGTTATACTAGTGCAGTTGTGGCTGAGCTTAGGAACAAGTTTCATCGCCTTTATTGCCGGTCTCCAAACTCTTGATAAGTCTTTAATTGAAGCAGGTGCAATTGATGGAATAAGAAACAGATGGCAAGAACTTTGGTATATCACCTTGCCATCGATGAAGCCACAGTTGTTATTCGGTGCTGTTATGCAAATCACTCAGTCATTTGCTGTTGCTGATATTTCCATTGCACTTGCAGGGTTTCCGAGTGTCAATTATGCAGCACACACGGTCGTTACACACTTAATGGATTACGGGACGATCCGTTTTGAAATGGGTTATGCTTCAGCGATAGCCACCGTCCTATTCCTATTAATGGTTGGTACAAATATACTCGTTCAAAAACTACTGAGAAAGGTGGGAACATAG
- a CDS encoding extracellular solute-binding protein, which yields MRIFKSNIFRIILVLIIFISSIWIYDSRNKANQHYSQAITDFEAVNSDKSEASYDNYLENYSTESKPDQVIRIEGEDFVEADVNDFKVMDDFNGLDGPSIFTPEQGSISWEVNIEDAGLYNIRIHYYPIEGKSSAIQREININNELPFMGADYVLFDRIWVDRDEEILRDENDNEIRPRQAEQPEWVLASFKDSEGYFNEPYLFYFEEGTQRITLTSKREPMVIDYIELYQDPVAPTYEEKKSEYEQNGLKSTTDQFIKVQAEDAVRKSSATLFPLTDRTSPTVEPYHVSKLRVNAIGGQNWKMPGQWIEWEVEVEEEGLYQIAFKRKQDLLRGVYSSRTLTINGEVPFQEMNVIRFNYNLDWTTDILGKSDDAPYLFHLKEGTNTIRLSVTLGDISPLLRTIESSVLELNEMYRKILMITSNTPDPLRDYQLEKRIPDMLDVFEEQAEIIKSVADHLEMITGERSDKVAVIHSTVSQLEKMVAKPETVARQLDSFKMNVGGLGTWIQTVREQPMTLDYLIISSPNVEMPRPSATTFEKAKHEVGAFFASYSEDYDNIGSTKDYRNVDEEITVWVTTGRDQAQILKGMADDLFTPDTGISVNVRLVQPDVLLPATLANEGPDVALNLGEDVPVNYAMRNAAQDLTIFDDYEEIVTRFHESAVLPFAFNEGVYALPEQQMFPVMFYRSDILKELELEPPKTWDDVYNIISVLQRNNLEFYLPIDDPMAQNQTLLAPNQAFGMLLYQKDGEFYADDEKSTALDDEISIDAFNQWTQFYTNYKFPLMADFPNRLRIGEMPIGIADYTTYNMLTVLAPEIRGLWEFTTVPGTVQENGAIDHTVPSTSIASMMLENSENKEAAWAFLKWWTEKEIQLTFGREMESILGEAARYPTANIEALAELPWPVEDYQNLASQWQWVQGVPQVPGGYFTGRHLDNAFRRVVNANENPREAIQDYARYINDEIEIKRKEFDLPY from the coding sequence GTGCGTATATTCAAAAGCAATATATTTCGTATTATTTTAGTCCTTATCATCTTTATTTCTTCAATATGGATCTATGATTCTAGAAATAAAGCCAATCAGCATTATTCACAAGCCATTACGGACTTTGAAGCAGTAAACTCGGATAAAAGTGAGGCAAGTTATGATAACTATCTAGAAAACTATTCGACTGAGAGTAAACCTGATCAAGTGATACGAATAGAAGGTGAGGATTTTGTAGAAGCAGATGTCAATGATTTTAAAGTGATGGATGATTTTAATGGCTTAGATGGACCATCTATTTTTACTCCAGAACAAGGTTCCATATCATGGGAAGTGAATATTGAAGATGCTGGCTTGTATAATATACGGATCCATTATTACCCGATTGAAGGAAAGAGCTCAGCCATTCAACGAGAAATAAATATTAATAATGAATTACCATTTATGGGTGCTGATTATGTCCTTTTTGATCGTATTTGGGTAGATCGGGATGAGGAAATACTACGAGATGAAAATGATAATGAAATTCGTCCGAGACAAGCAGAACAGCCTGAATGGGTTCTTGCATCATTTAAAGATAGTGAAGGTTATTTTAATGAACCTTATCTTTTTTATTTTGAAGAAGGAACCCAAAGAATAACGTTAACTTCAAAACGAGAACCGATGGTCATTGATTATATAGAGCTCTATCAAGATCCAGTAGCACCAACATATGAAGAAAAGAAGTCAGAGTATGAACAGAATGGGTTGAAATCAACAACTGATCAGTTCATTAAAGTCCAGGCAGAAGATGCTGTTAGAAAATCCTCAGCAACTTTATTTCCTTTAACAGATCGAACAAGTCCAACTGTTGAACCTTACCATGTATCGAAATTACGGGTGAACGCGATCGGCGGACAAAATTGGAAAATGCCAGGCCAATGGATTGAATGGGAAGTCGAAGTAGAAGAGGAAGGCCTTTACCAAATTGCATTCAAAAGAAAGCAAGATTTATTAAGAGGGGTATATTCATCTCGAACACTAACGATAAATGGTGAAGTTCCTTTTCAAGAGATGAATGTTATCCGATTTAACTACAACTTAGATTGGACGACAGATATATTAGGCAAATCAGATGATGCACCTTATTTATTTCATTTAAAAGAAGGGACCAACACGATTCGATTGAGTGTAACATTAGGAGATATTTCTCCATTATTGAGAACTATTGAATCCAGTGTACTCGAACTTAATGAAATGTATCGGAAAATATTAATGATTACATCAAATACACCTGATCCATTGAGAGATTATCAATTGGAAAAACGAATTCCAGACATGCTAGATGTTTTCGAAGAACAGGCTGAAATTATTAAAAGTGTAGCCGACCATTTAGAAATGATAACAGGAGAACGTAGTGATAAAGTTGCTGTTATTCACTCTACTGTTAGCCAATTAGAGAAGATGGTTGCTAAGCCAGAAACAGTTGCACGTCAACTGGACTCCTTCAAAATGAATGTTGGTGGGTTAGGTACATGGATACAAACTGTTCGTGAACAACCGATGACGTTAGATTATTTAATTATATCCTCTCCTAATGTGGAAATGCCGAGGCCAAGTGCAACAACATTTGAAAAAGCAAAACATGAAGTTGGGGCTTTTTTTGCATCTTATTCTGAGGATTATGACAATATTGGCAGTACAAAAGATTATCGTAACGTTGATGAAGAAATCACTGTATGGGTGACAACAGGTCGTGACCAGGCTCAAATCTTAAAAGGAATGGCGGATGATTTGTTTACCCCTGACACTGGTATTTCAGTTAACGTTCGTCTCGTTCAACCTGATGTTCTTTTACCAGCCACGTTAGCAAATGAAGGTCCTGATGTTGCTTTAAATTTGGGCGAAGATGTTCCCGTAAACTATGCGATGCGTAATGCTGCGCAAGATTTAACAATTTTTGACGACTATGAGGAAATTGTGACGCGTTTTCACGAAAGTGCCGTACTACCTTTTGCATTTAATGAAGGCGTTTATGCTCTACCTGAGCAACAAATGTTTCCGGTTATGTTTTATCGCTCAGATATCTTAAAAGAATTAGAATTAGAGCCGCCAAAGACATGGGATGATGTGTATAACATTATTTCTGTCTTACAACGAAATAACTTAGAGTTTTATTTACCGATTGATGATCCAATGGCGCAAAATCAAACATTGCTTGCTCCTAATCAAGCATTCGGTATGCTTCTTTATCAAAAAGATGGTGAATTTTATGCAGACGATGAAAAATCGACTGCTTTAGACGATGAAATCTCGATTGATGCCTTTAATCAATGGACACAATTTTATACCAACTATAAGTTTCCATTGATGGCTGACTTTCCGAACCGATTGAGAATTGGAGAAATGCCTATCGGAATCGCTGATTATACAACCTATAATATGCTAACTGTTTTAGCCCCTGAAATAAGAGGATTATGGGAGTTTACGACAGTTCCAGGAACGGTACAAGAGAATGGAGCGATTGATCATACGGTACCAAGTACGAGTATCGCTTCTATGATGCTAGAAAACTCTGAGAATAAAGAAGCAGCATGGGCATTTTTAAAATGGTGGACGGAGAAAGAAATACAACTAACTTTTGGTCGGGAAATGGAGAGTATTTTAGGAGAGGCAGCACGTTATCCAACAGCTAATATCGAAGCGTTAGCCGAATTACCATGGCCAGTTGAAGATTATCAAAATCTTGCAAGTCAGTGGCAATGGGTCCAAGGAGTTCCCCAAGTTCCAGGAGGCTATTTTACGGGGAGACACCTTGATAATGCTTTTAGGCGTGTGGTTAATGCTAATGAAAATCCTCGAGAAGCTATACAAGACTACGCACGGTATATAAACGATGAGATTGAAATTAAACGGAAAGAATTTGACTTACCTTACTAG
- a CDS encoding response regulator transcription factor produces the protein MRRILLIDADQQSIEKLKREIDWSYYGFIIQDSVFKMADTLSIIKKNTYDLYLLNLRHLNTFGFELCRQIRGKTSNPILLIEGDKDFEMVQRAISLQVSSYLPEPLNTEELIESLLNIKDVIEEKKTKTITYTTKKPGSTQQNNASNIIEVVKDYVEQCIHENITLKDISNDLHYNSSYLGQKFKSQEKMTFNQYLLNRRMEKTKFLLRYTDLKIYEIAYQVGYTDLDWFYKKFKEHTGLSASAYRYQFNESVNIKAVQAH, from the coding sequence ATGCGTAGAATTTTATTGATTGATGCGGATCAACAATCAATAGAGAAACTAAAAAGGGAAATTGATTGGTCATATTATGGTTTTATTATCCAAGATTCCGTCTTCAAAATGGCAGATACATTATCTATTATTAAGAAAAACACTTATGATCTCTACTTGTTAAATTTAAGACATCTAAATACTTTTGGCTTTGAGCTTTGTAGACAAATACGAGGAAAAACATCGAACCCAATTTTACTTATTGAAGGAGATAAGGATTTTGAGATGGTTCAAAGAGCTATTAGTTTACAGGTTAGTAGTTATTTACCTGAACCTTTGAACACGGAAGAATTAATTGAAAGCTTATTAAACATTAAAGATGTAATAGAAGAAAAAAAGACAAAAACCATTACTTACACTACAAAAAAGCCTGGATCTACTCAACAGAATAACGCATCGAATATTATTGAGGTTGTGAAAGACTATGTAGAACAATGCATTCATGAAAATATCACTCTCAAAGATATTTCTAATGATCTGCATTACAATTCTTCTTATTTAGGTCAAAAATTCAAATCACAAGAAAAAATGACATTTAATCAATACTTATTAAATCGCCGTATGGAAAAAACTAAGTTTTTACTACGTTATACAGATTTAAAAATTTATGAAATTGCTTATCAGGTGGGCTACACAGATTTAGATTGGTTCTATAAAAAATTCAAGGAACATACAGGTCTAAGCGCATCAGCTTATCGTTACCAGTTTAATGAAAGCGTTAACATAAAAGCAGTTCAAGCACACTAA
- a CDS encoding Ig-like domain-containing protein, whose translation MLLNLPSVFAAEETTETILPFILKNENFAFHERTDALVIDAGKEVDGSSLAISDFDVHVITTRKVDPNYVGYEGPREVIDVYTSDVNDSGYPSDTGRYIIVDFPDVGWDDGGATIEDGYTFDSEYTITYKGDEMAFVNGSSMVPEGFTQNGVVSPVLDKYQYANYDGLDYSYFYNEDADEPLPLVVFFHGGGQGNDIYTPIRFSNGGTVWANPENQAEYPSHVLAPRNATTPENMHKVKGIIDDMIAEGKVDPNRVYITGFSMGGGSTWTFLKTFPDFAAAAAPLCPASGPDDVEDARAVAYLPIWSFVDEGDFLYDAVVEIDRTYGPYMNDSLLTILPENRLDEPPYNGHVFDGHAVWLPVYNEYVHPERGMLIDWLFSKSKIRYISVVEVNTVSGVAPTLPETVSVNVNYSSTGVVSEERAVIWEEIDPLNYGYDGPGVFEVEGVIEGSVEKVIATVTVEYRNRIADLKETVAGLDIVHGNKNALMVKLNKAEDFLSDTRHDKSAQAVKQFNAFILQVNNFVKPGKLTEEQAIEMIKAAEESIRNITD comes from the coding sequence GTGTTGTTAAACTTACCTTCAGTCTTCGCAGCAGAAGAAACGACAGAAACCATTTTACCGTTTATTCTCAAAAATGAAAATTTTGCCTTTCACGAGCGTACTGATGCCCTCGTTATTGATGCAGGCAAAGAGGTAGATGGCTCATCACTTGCTATATCTGATTTCGATGTACATGTGATCACAACAAGAAAAGTCGATCCGAATTATGTGGGGTATGAAGGTCCTCGAGAGGTGATTGATGTTTATACCAGTGACGTGAATGATTCTGGTTATCCTTCCGATACTGGAAGATATATCATTGTTGATTTTCCTGACGTTGGGTGGGATGACGGTGGAGCCACGATCGAAGACGGCTATACATTTGATTCAGAGTACACGATAACTTATAAGGGTGACGAAATGGCCTTTGTGAATGGATCCTCAATGGTGCCTGAGGGATTTACTCAGAATGGTGTTGTCAGTCCCGTCCTTGACAAATATCAATATGCAAACTATGACGGACTTGATTATAGTTATTTTTATAATGAGGATGCTGATGAGCCCCTGCCTCTAGTAGTTTTCTTTCACGGTGGTGGACAGGGGAACGATATCTATACCCCTATCAGATTTAGTAACGGCGGCACCGTTTGGGCCAACCCTGAAAATCAGGCCGAGTATCCCAGTCATGTACTGGCCCCTCGTAATGCTACAACGCCAGAAAACATGCATAAAGTCAAGGGAATCATCGATGACATGATAGCTGAGGGCAAAGTAGATCCTAACCGAGTCTATATTACTGGATTCTCAATGGGCGGAGGCTCCACATGGACCTTCCTGAAAACTTTCCCTGACTTCGCTGCAGCGGCTGCACCTCTTTGTCCAGCCAGTGGACCTGATGATGTGGAAGATGCCAGAGCAGTAGCATATTTGCCTATTTGGTCTTTTGTAGATGAAGGGGATTTTCTGTATGATGCTGTTGTTGAAATTGACAGGACTTACGGACCATATATGAACGATTCCTTGTTGACCATACTGCCGGAAAATAGGTTGGATGAACCACCATATAATGGCCACGTGTTTGATGGGCATGCAGTATGGCTTCCGGTCTATAATGAGTATGTCCACCCTGAGCGTGGCATGCTTATCGATTGGTTATTTTCGAAAAGTAAAATTAGATATATATCTGTTGTAGAAGTTAATACTGTGTCTGGGGTTGCTCCAACTTTACCTGAAACAGTATCTGTAAATGTCAATTACAGCTCTACAGGGGTTGTATCAGAAGAACGAGCAGTAATCTGGGAAGAGATTGACCCACTTAACTATGGTTACGATGGACCAGGAGTCTTTGAGGTAGAGGGAGTGATAGAGGGTTCTGTTGAAAAGGTCATAGCGACTGTAACTGTTGAATACAGAAACCGAATTGCTGATCTTAAAGAAACTGTTGCAGGTCTGGATATTGTGCATGGAAATAAGAATGCTCTGATGGTAAAGCTGAATAAGGCAGAAGATTTCCTGTCTGATACAAGACATGACAAATCTGCACAAGCAGTCAAACAATTTAACGCCTTTATCCTGCAGGTCAATAACTTTGTGAAACCGGGTAAACTGACTGAAGAACAGGCGATAGAGATGATTAAAGCAGCGGAAGAATCAATTAGGAATATTACAGATTAA
- a CDS encoding carbohydrate ABC transporter permease, translating into MLQTSVDNVREKAVKAKNKKLSHLFVHLFLILLAIICIVPFYIMIIYGTHTNADIASEFIFLPGQALLENYQSMRENMNIWRGFLNSLIIAGCSTALTLYFGALNAYGFAKYKFKGNKLLFWFVLATMMVPQQLGLVGTFRIMYILNLLDTYAALILPAAANAFAVFFVKQFIDGTIPDEIIESARVDGASEFKTFNKIILPMLAPALAALGIFAFIGSWNNFIGPLVLLFTNDKYPLPLLVQLLQGYYGTNYGVQYLGVALSVLPIIIVFAIFSKRIIGSVAIGAVKG; encoded by the coding sequence ATGTTACAAACAAGTGTTGATAATGTACGTGAAAAAGCAGTAAAGGCAAAGAACAAGAAACTAAGCCATCTATTTGTTCATCTGTTTCTTATTCTTCTAGCTATCATTTGTATTGTGCCTTTCTACATTATGATTATTTATGGAACACACACGAATGCAGATATTGCATCGGAATTTATTTTTCTTCCGGGACAAGCGCTTTTAGAAAATTATCAGTCCATGAGGGAAAACATGAATATCTGGAGAGGTTTCTTAAATAGTCTTATTATTGCAGGCTGTTCGACGGCTCTTACCCTTTATTTTGGGGCATTAAATGCTTATGGTTTCGCTAAATACAAATTTAAAGGCAATAAATTATTGTTCTGGTTTGTATTGGCAACCATGATGGTTCCACAGCAATTAGGTTTGGTTGGTACTTTTCGTATTATGTATATTCTAAACCTTCTTGACACATATGCAGCCTTGATATTACCAGCTGCCGCCAATGCTTTTGCTGTCTTTTTTGTGAAACAGTTTATAGATGGTACGATTCCAGATGAAATTATAGAGTCAGCTAGAGTAGATGGAGCTAGTGAATTCAAAACGTTTAACAAAATTATCCTTCCGATGTTAGCACCTGCTTTGGCTGCACTAGGAATATTTGCATTTATCGGGTCATGGAATAATTTTATTGGACCTTTAGTTTTGTTATTTACTAATGATAAATATCCCTTACCACTGCTTGTTCAGTTACTTCAGGGATACTATGGAACAAATTATGGTGTTCAGTATCTCGGGGTTGCATTATCGGTTCTGCCAATCATTATCGTCTTTGCAATATTCTCAAAACGCATCATAGGCAGTGTGGCAATTGGAGCAGTGAAAGGGTAA
- a CDS encoding ABC transporter substrate-binding protein, with the protein MKKLIISIFLLLLFTLVACSSNDDTASEDVETDDTETTEEVSDEGEETEETVDYYQTPEMDFDLGGQTIKVVAWWDMEITGEDPDSIQARENLEALKEKHNFDIEYITIDFGEYQERITASLLANEPVGDLIRVGKKYTIPSFAQQDLVWAVDEWVKNENVFNLQFTEDIFQYEGQGYAFTDAKANIVQGLFYNRTLMDELGLDPIQNYIDEGNWNWDTFAEVVASANLDTNNDGQIDTWGLANPSVLERALASNDAALTAGNEQTLDAPATVEALEFTASIFELARPTEGGDWTEPEQFFREGNTLFFTGADFHYNGIVNDMPNYDIGFVPFPIGPNADGYRTYEADIQAIAIPKSVENPEQLLYIWEKIFDVQSIYDYPGQAQLESMFANKDDIENARLVMENLNVLDHFTFNNDVYWNFEAELLEGTAISTLIESHAPAFQAAIDEVYAE; encoded by the coding sequence GTGAAAAAGCTCATCATATCTATCTTTTTATTGCTTTTGTTTACCCTTGTTGCATGTAGTAGTAACGATGATACCGCTAGTGAAGATGTGGAAACAGATGATACGGAAACAACAGAAGAAGTATCGGATGAAGGGGAAGAAACGGAAGAGACAGTCGACTATTATCAGACTCCTGAAATGGACTTTGACTTAGGTGGTCAAACAATAAAGGTTGTTGCTTGGTGGGATATGGAGATTACAGGTGAAGATCCAGACAGTATTCAAGCACGTGAAAATTTAGAAGCATTAAAGGAAAAACACAATTTTGATATCGAATATATCACCATTGATTTTGGTGAATATCAAGAGCGAATTACTGCTTCTTTATTAGCAAATGAACCAGTTGGTGATCTTATACGTGTAGGTAAGAAATACACTATCCCTTCATTTGCTCAGCAGGATTTAGTGTGGGCGGTTGATGAATGGGTTAAAAATGAAAATGTATTTAACTTACAATTCACAGAAGATATTTTTCAATATGAAGGACAGGGATATGCTTTTACCGACGCAAAAGCTAATATAGTTCAAGGTCTATTTTATAATCGTACATTAATGGATGAATTAGGTTTGGATCCGATTCAAAATTACATTGATGAAGGTAACTGGAATTGGGATACATTTGCGGAAGTTGTGGCATCAGCAAATCTAGATACAAACAATGATGGCCAAATTGATACTTGGGGATTAGCGAATCCATCCGTTTTAGAAAGAGCATTGGCGTCTAATGATGCAGCGTTAACGGCCGGAAATGAGCAAACATTAGATGCTCCCGCAACAGTTGAAGCATTAGAATTTACAGCTTCTATATTCGAACTAGCGCGACCAACGGAAGGTGGCGATTGGACGGAGCCAGAACAATTCTTCCGTGAAGGAAATACATTGTTTTTTACTGGAGCAGACTTCCATTATAACGGTATTGTAAATGACATGCCTAATTATGACATTGGTTTTGTTCCATTCCCTATTGGTCCAAATGCTGATGGATATAGAACGTATGAGGCTGATATTCAAGCAATCGCCATTCCTAAATCGGTAGAAAATCCTGAACAACTACTTTATATTTGGGAGAAAATTTTCGATGTTCAATCTATCTATGATTATCCTGGTCAAGCGCAATTAGAATCCATGTTTGCCAATAAAGATGATATCGAGAATGCTAGATTAGTTATGGAAAATTTAAATGTACTTGATCACTTTACGTTTAATAATGATGTTTATTGGAACTTTGAAGCTGAATTATTAGAGGGCACAGCAATTTCAACTCTCATCGAAAGTCATGCACCAGCCTTCCAGGCAGCAATAGACGAAGTTTACGCTGAGTAA
- a CDS encoding glycoside hydrolase family 43 protein, whose product MNQSNKSISELTKVLKEAIGKTPPNGNPLVSHKFGADPYPLIYQDRVYLYATNDEIEYDENGNVTDNTYAGINTLTVISSSDLVNWTDHGEILAAGPDGAAKWAKNSWAPAITQKVIDGKDKFFLYFANNGSNIGVLTADSPLGPWTDPIDQPIISRETPGVDGVPWIFDPAVLVDDDGTGYLYFGGGIPDEEYEMPNTARVIQLSDDMILTVGEAKPIPAPFMFESGGINKYNGRYYYSYCSNFYTGDRPAGVPGAGEIAYLTSDHPKGPWTYQHAILKNPGYFFNVSGNNHHAMFEFKGTWYISYHAQTLSAAMGIEKGYRSTHLNEIYFDEEGQIEPIQADLQGVEKVKNLNPYETTEAVTMAWQAGINVSKPSDTNFDEQDRVVSEIKQGAWLAVSSADFEHAAKECVVHLASETEGASIEVRLDSIDGEIVGQIDVPNTGGKWIELSFPVEVDKGIHGVYFVFKGDSNQSLFELASWSFNK is encoded by the coding sequence ATGAATCAGTCTAATAAAAGTATTTCAGAATTAACGAAAGTTTTGAAAGAAGCTATTGGTAAGACACCACCAAATGGAAATCCGCTTGTTTCGCATAAATTTGGTGCTGATCCTTACCCACTTATTTATCAAGATCGTGTTTATTTATATGCAACGAATGATGAGATTGAGTATGATGAGAATGGCAATGTGACGGACAATACATATGCAGGCATTAACACGTTAACAGTTATTTCTTCATCCGATCTTGTTAACTGGACAGATCATGGAGAGATTCTAGCTGCGGGACCAGATGGAGCGGCTAAATGGGCTAAAAATTCGTGGGCACCTGCTATTACTCAAAAAGTCATTGATGGAAAGGATAAGTTCTTCCTTTACTTTGCGAATAATGGTAGTAACATCGGAGTTTTGACTGCAGATTCCCCACTAGGTCCATGGACAGATCCGATTGATCAACCAATCATTTCAAGGGAAACGCCTGGTGTGGATGGTGTACCTTGGATTTTTGACCCGGCGGTTTTAGTGGATGATGATGGTACGGGCTATCTGTACTTTGGTGGTGGAATTCCGGATGAAGAATACGAGATGCCAAATACTGCTCGTGTGATTCAGCTTAGTGATGATATGATTCTTACGGTTGGAGAAGCGAAGCCGATTCCAGCACCATTTATGTTTGAAAGTGGTGGTATTAATAAATACAATGGGCGATACTATTACTCCTATTGCTCTAACTTCTACACTGGTGACCGTCCGGCGGGAGTTCCAGGAGCAGGGGAGATTGCTTACCTAACGAGTGATCATCCAAAGGGACCATGGACATACCAACATGCGATTCTAAAAAATCCAGGATATTTTTTTAATGTATCTGGAAATAATCATCACGCGATGTTTGAATTCAAAGGCACATGGTATATTTCATATCATGCACAAACATTATCGGCAGCGATGGGGATTGAGAAGGGCTACCGTTCGACTCATTTAAATGAAATATATTTTGATGAAGAAGGTCAAATTGAACCTATTCAGGCTGATCTGCAGGGAGTAGAAAAGGTTAAGAATTTAAATCCATATGAAACGACGGAAGCAGTAACGATGGCTTGGCAAGCAGGAATTAATGTGAGCAAACCATCAGATACTAACTTTGATGAGCAAGACCGAGTTGTATCTGAAATTAAGCAAGGTGCTTGGCTAGCTGTTTCATCGGCTGATTTTGAGCATGCGGCTAAAGAATGTGTGGTTCATCTCGCAAGTGAAACAGAGGGTGCTTCGATTGAAGTACGTTTAGATTCGATAGACGGTGAGATTGTTGGCCAGATTGACGTTCCAAACACAGGCGGAAAGTGGATAGAGCTATCCTTCCCTGTAGAAGTGGATAAAGGTATACATGGTGTATACTTTGTGTTTAAAGGAGATTCTAATCAATCATTATTCGAACTTGCAAGTTGGTCATTTAATAAATAG